A region from the Benincasa hispida cultivar B227 chromosome 10, ASM972705v1, whole genome shotgun sequence genome encodes:
- the LOC120088417 gene encoding pentatricopeptide repeat-containing protein At2g15980 translates to MDLLSQRSPKNIANLCGTLCTFLWSSMSVPLLRRTLWPIRNSTFNLPFSHSFFSSSPPGEPSPSTKPSISTVVSVLTHHRSKSRWRFLNSLCPDGFDPGEFSDILLQIKNNPHLALRFFHWTQNKSLCNHNLVSYSTVIHILARGRLRTHAKDVIQTAIRAAELEDGDDCSKCERFSSSRPLKLFETLVKTYKRCGSAPFVFDLLIKALLDSKKLESAIQIVRMLRSRGISPQVGTLNSLILLVSKFQGANAGYAIFKEVFGLDCEIEEENVKLKAGVSPNVHTFNTLMECFYQDGLVGRVKDIWDQLADSNSIPNSYSYSILMAVFCEEKRMGEAEELWVEMKIKKLELDAVAYNTIIGGFCKAGNVHRAEEFYREMELSGIESTFSTFEHLINGYCETGDVDSALLVYKDMRRKRFTPNALILEELIRGLCAETRLLEALDVFCFAIEDSNFCPTLETYELLINGLCQEGKIEVAFKLQAQMVGKGFKPNLKIYQSFIDAYIKEGNEEMVEKLGKEILEIQLS, encoded by the coding sequence ATGGATCTTCTTTCACAAAGATCCCCAAAAAACATTGCCAATCTCTGTGGGACTCTTTGCACCTTCTTGTGGAGTTCAATGTCCGTTCCGTTGCTTAGACGAACCCTCTGGCCGATCCGAAACTCCACCTTTAACCTCCCATTTTCACATTCCTTCTTCTCATCCTCACCGCCCGGCGAACCTTCGCCGTCGACGAAACCCTCAATCTCCACCGTTGTTTCAGTTCTCACTCACCACCGCTCAAAATCCCGCTGGCGATTCCTGAACTCCCTCTGTCCCGACGGCTTCGATCCTGGCGAGTTTTCCGATATCCTTCTCCAAATCAAGAACAATCCTCATCTTGCCCTCCGCTTCTTCCACTGGACTCAGAACAAATCCCTCTGCAATCACAATCTCGTTTCTTACTCAACCGTCATCCACATCCTTGCCCGCGGCAGACTCAGAACTCACGCCAAGGATGTTATTCAGACAGCCATTAGGGCTGCGGAGCTCGAAGATGGGGATGATTGTTCCAAATGTGAGCGGTTTTCGTCTTCGAGGCCCTTGAAGCTGTTTGAAACCCTCGTCAAGACGTATAAACGGTGTGGCTCTGCCCCCTTTGTGTTTGATTTATTGATTAAAGCTCTTTTGGATTCTAAAAAGCTCGAGTCAGCCATTCAAATTGTTAGAATGTTACGGTCTCGTGGGATTAGCCCACAAGTTGGTACGTTGAATTCGTTGATTTTGTTGGTGTCAAAATTCCAGGGAGCTAATGCAGGTTATGCAATTTTTAAAGAGGTTTTTGGTTTAgattgtgaaattgaggaagAAAATGTGAAATTGAAGGCTGGAGTTAGTCCTAATGTTCATACTTTTAATACATTAATGGAGTGTTTTTATCAAGATGGGTTAGTAGGGAGGGTGAAGGACATATGGGATCAATTAGCTGATTCAAATTCAATTCCAAACAGCTACAGTTATAGTATTCTGATGGCAGTTTTCTGTGAAGAGAAAAGAATGGGAGAAGCAGAGGAGTTGTGGgtagaaatgaaaataaagaagttGGAGCTTGATGCTGTAGCTTACAATACTATAATTGGAGGATTTTGTAAAGCAGGAAATGTTCATAGAGCTGaagagttttatagagaaatggAACTCAGTGGAATAGAGAGTACTTTCTCCACCTTTGAACATCTCATCAATGGCTATTGTGAGACTGGAGATGTTGATTCTGCATTACTTGTGTATAAGGATATGCGCAGGAAACGTTTTACTCCTAACGCGTTGATACTGGAAGAACTTATTAGAGGGTTGTGTGCTGAGACAAGGCTTTTAGAAGCTTTAGatgttttttgttttgctaTAGAAGACTCTAACTTTTGTCCCACACTGGAAACTTATGAACTTCTGATAAATGGGTTGTGTCAGGAAGGGAAAATTGAAGTTGCATTTAAGCTTCAAGCACAGATGGTAGGGAAAGGTTTTAAGCCAAATTTGAAGATTTACCAATCGTTTATCGATGCATAcataaaagaaggaaatgaagaaaTGGTTGAGAAGTTAGGGAAGGAAATACTTGAAATCCAGCTGAGTTGA
- the LOC120088526 gene encoding uncharacterized protein LOC120088526: MKYNEISHFSHPQHKLKFEYSEFPFKCDGCKEVGIGSRYKCTVCDFDLHVHCAIPSSSISHPFYTKCSFQFMSRLPGNTPRFCNACEKDVTGFIYHCKACGFDLHPCCAKLPMALSDGEIKLYLYKKVSASCHKCGRKGRSWSYRSSCKKYNLHVACVKEMLEESWHELHFGTGKSIKLETRIPSLKNTLQTHHNKGKGKMKRCCEMAGMAVQTVISAVLGDPTVLIAGVIGVLISAA, encoded by the coding sequence atgaagtacaatgAGATCTCTCACTTCAGCCACCCACAACACAAGCTCAAGTTTGAGTACTCAGAGTTTCCATTCAAGTGTGATGGCTGCAAGGAGGTTGGTATAGGCTCTCGTTACAAATGCACGGTCTGTGACTTTGACCTCCACGTGCATTGTGCCATCCCTTCCTCCTCTATCTCACACCCTTTCTACACCAAATGCTCCTTCCAGTTCATGTCTCGCCTGCCTGGCAACACTCCTCGATTCTGCAATGCCTGTGAGAAGGATGTCACTGGTTTCATTTACCACTGCAAAGCTTGTGGTTTTGATCTTCACCCATGCTGTGCCAAGCTCCCGATGGCACTCAGCGACGGTGAAATCAAGCTCTACCTTTACAAGAAAGTGAGTGCATCGTGTCACAAGTGTGGGCGGAAGGGAAGAAGCTGGAGTTATAGGTCTTCGTGTAAGAAGTACAATCTACATGTAGCTTGTGTGAAAGAAATGCTTGAGGAGAGCTGGCATGAATTGCATTTTGGAACAGGGAAATCTATCAAATTGGAGACAAGAATTCCTAGTCTTAAGAATACTCTTCAGACTCATCACAACAAGGGCAAGGGTAAGATGAAGAGGTGTTGTGAGATGGCTGGTATGGCCGTCCAAACTGTTATATCTGCAGTGCTGGGAGATCCAACGGTTCTGATCGCCGGGGTCATTGGGGTCCTAATATCAGCAGCATAA